Proteins encoded by one window of Candidatus Neomarinimicrobiota bacterium:
- a CDS encoding FAD:protein FMN transferase: protein MMALLAATALAIGCKPRFQPIISIETSYLQFPVVLTLADDHERRNAATALAIAEIGRLEGQFDPLNPAGSLYQLNQQGQLSDPELYPILERATWISELTGGGLNIFMGYLEQAYGFNNQFPRPPDANALRELMLALRRASLELLPERREVRMPNDAYAISLGAILTGYVADQTLSHLVLAGVPTARVQVGTNVAYGGSADGIAWTHPVMHPATGQVVEHFYVEYSCVATASSIDQAYTFRDEVYYNHIDPATGLPAKTMSAVVVLAPTCELAGGLAQGVFCMEPESGLRVLNSLPEVEGLLLLPDGSTLATDSLAVWRAG from the coding sequence ATGATGGCCCTGCTGGCAGCCACCGCGTTGGCCATCGGCTGCAAGCCCCGCTTCCAGCCCATCATCAGCATTGAGACCAGCTACCTGCAGTTCCCGGTTGTGCTCACTCTGGCCGACGACCATGAGCGGCGGAATGCAGCCACCGCATTGGCGATAGCCGAGATTGGGCGACTGGAAGGGCAGTTCGATCCGCTGAACCCAGCCGGCAGCCTGTACCAGCTCAATCAGCAGGGGCAGCTGTCTGATCCCGAATTATACCCCATCCTGGAGCGTGCTACCTGGATATCAGAGCTGACCGGTGGCGGCCTGAATATCTTTATGGGCTACCTGGAGCAGGCTTACGGGTTTAACAATCAGTTTCCACGGCCACCCGATGCGAATGCACTGCGCGAGTTAATGCTGGCCCTGCGCCGGGCCAGTCTGGAGCTGCTGCCTGAGCGCAGGGAGGTGCGCATGCCCAATGATGCCTACGCCATTTCACTGGGCGCGATTCTCACCGGCTATGTGGCCGATCAGACCCTCTCACACCTGGTCCTGGCAGGGGTGCCCACGGCGCGGGTGCAGGTGGGCACCAATGTGGCGTACGGCGGGTCGGCTGACGGGATCGCGTGGACGCACCCGGTCATGCATCCGGCCACTGGGCAGGTCGTGGAGCATTTTTATGTGGAATACAGTTGTGTAGCCACTGCTTCCAGCATCGATCAAGCCTACACTTTTCGTGATGAGGTCTACTACAATCACATCGACCCGGCCACGGGGCTTCCGGCCAAAACCATGAGCGCCGTCGTGGTGTTGGCGCCCACATGCGAGTTGGCGGGCGGTCTGGCCCAGGGGGTGTTTTGCATGGAACCTGAGAGCGGCCTGCGGGTGTTGAACAGCCTTCCCGAGGTAGAGGGCTTGTTGCTCTTGCCCGATGGCAGCACCCTGGCTACGGACAGCCTGGCCGTCTGGCGGGCGGGCTAG
- a CDS encoding BamA/TamA family outer membrane protein, whose translation MLVKVLGYALLVLGASLWAQSGQPIITKITIEGNEATRPHIIAREVSQRLGQPFDSTLAREDRNRLYNLGIFERVDLTLRPISTREAELLVEVVETIRVVPLPLIYHLDDLGWSYGGQISYLNFRGLNQRVDFSATFGAEKTYTLLFADPWLLGDQIGVTGWLLRVFRSHPVYNFRTQIRDLEVGLLKASRDKTLSLRAATSLERRSIRWLSINKGPDPPDSIRVAYNHRQWQSKFQLLWRTTDIWRDPTRGVRLSLFFSPVLGLDADSPTFSNLRVDGSWFVGLRKGLMPLVLGMGLSLSQYDRETPLHIKQYVGKQWVRGYHVDPDENPGVPGLQEATSVARASVELRQTIMPRQIIRQLEVGLSGVLFVDSGWGYGPGQPLQEAQPMMGYGLGLRVFLPVLHVVAVDAGLNPYGGGVHYRVRFSQAF comes from the coding sequence TTGCTGGTGAAAGTTTTGGGCTACGCGCTGCTGGTGCTGGGCGCAAGTCTGTGGGCTCAAAGCGGCCAGCCCATCATCACGAAGATTACCATCGAGGGCAATGAGGCTACACGGCCCCACATCATCGCGCGGGAGGTGTCCCAGCGTCTGGGTCAGCCGTTCGATTCCACACTGGCCCGGGAAGATCGTAACCGGCTCTACAATCTGGGCATATTTGAGCGAGTAGACCTCACCCTCAGGCCAATTTCAACCCGCGAAGCGGAGCTGCTTGTTGAGGTGGTGGAGACGATCCGCGTGGTGCCCCTGCCGCTGATATACCATCTGGATGATCTGGGCTGGTCGTATGGTGGGCAGATCAGTTATCTCAACTTCCGGGGTCTGAATCAGCGGGTTGATTTTTCGGCAACTTTTGGCGCTGAAAAGACCTACACGCTCCTTTTTGCCGATCCCTGGCTGCTGGGCGATCAGATTGGCGTCACAGGTTGGCTGCTGCGGGTTTTCAGATCCCACCCGGTGTATAACTTTCGCACTCAGATCAGGGATCTGGAGGTGGGCCTCCTTAAAGCTTCCCGGGACAAGACCCTTTCACTGCGGGCCGCCACCAGCCTTGAACGGCGCTCCATCCGCTGGCTTAGTATTAATAAGGGTCCCGATCCGCCGGATTCGATCAGGGTGGCCTACAATCACCGCCAATGGCAATCGAAGTTTCAGCTCCTCTGGCGCACCACCGATATCTGGCGCGACCCTACGCGCGGAGTTCGTCTCAGCCTGTTCTTTTCGCCTGTACTCGGCTTGGACGCCGACTCGCCCACCTTCTCGAACCTGCGTGTGGACGGGTCGTGGTTTGTGGGCCTGCGGAAGGGGCTGATGCCACTGGTGCTGGGGATGGGCCTGTCACTGTCACAATATGATCGCGAGACCCCGCTGCACATTAAGCAGTACGTAGGCAAGCAATGGGTTCGGGGCTATCATGTTGATCCCGACGAAAATCCCGGCGTGCCGGGCCTGCAGGAGGCCACCAGCGTGGCCAGGGCCAGCGTTGAATTGCGCCAGACCATCATGCCAAGACAAATAATTAGGCAGTTGGAGGTGGGTCTCTCCGGTGTGCTGTTTGTGGATTCCGGCTGGGGTTATGGCCCCGGCCAACCGCTGCAAGAGGCGCAGCCCATGATGGGTTACGGACTTGGACTGCGGGTGTTTCTCCCCGTGCTGCATGTGGTGGCCGTCGATGCCGGCCTTAATCCGTATGGCGGGGGAGTGCACTATCGGGTGAGGTTCAGTCAGGCATTTTAG
- a CDS encoding DUF4384 domain-containing protein — protein MSHPQALAFAALALMGCSSRTPDAGPTGEAQAAADAAFVELEGGTELPLPGVRATADEAELWDHPTAVESDRAAAGEPASDYVAKPGWFLVDTVMLFSGSVPPAQARQEVLQAARVAGLVRALPQAVSFTSLLSDIMDETAGVAWEKSTWSTFPLSSVAGHVVDEHILSEQLLPMEGNAYRYRIVLDARVEPVKGERDPALRLELAVNDRLLKGGDDLVIRARSSVDGYLYLFYFSSDHSVMLLYPNRTMAEKALTAGDWMELPSQQQRARGLHFRVAADPNVATANETVYALFTRQPIAQLPRLSSVQEGYVSFTAGVASFTEFQRWLAEIPLGQRVEKAVQLHIISDKE, from the coding sequence GTGAGCCATCCTCAGGCCCTGGCATTTGCTGCGCTGGCCTTGATGGGTTGCAGTTCGCGGACACCGGATGCCGGGCCGACTGGCGAAGCCCAGGCTGCCGCAGACGCGGCCTTTGTGGAACTGGAGGGAGGCACAGAGCTACCGCTGCCTGGTGTGCGGGCCACCGCCGATGAAGCGGAGCTGTGGGACCATCCCACTGCCGTTGAAAGCGACAGAGCTGCTGCCGGTGAGCCAGCCTCCGACTACGTAGCCAAACCGGGCTGGTTCCTGGTGGACACCGTGATGCTTTTTTCAGGCTCCGTACCGCCGGCGCAAGCCCGCCAAGAGGTCCTTCAGGCCGCCCGGGTAGCTGGGCTGGTGCGGGCCTTGCCACAAGCGGTCTCCTTCACATCGCTGCTCAGCGACATCATGGATGAGACGGCTGGCGTGGCATGGGAAAAATCCACCTGGAGCACCTTCCCCCTCTCCTCTGTTGCCGGGCACGTGGTCGATGAGCATATTCTGTCTGAGCAGCTGCTGCCCATGGAGGGCAACGCCTACCGCTACCGCATCGTGCTTGATGCCAGGGTCGAGCCGGTGAAGGGCGAGCGGGATCCTGCCCTGCGCCTGGAGCTGGCGGTGAATGACCGGCTGCTAAAGGGGGGCGACGACCTCGTCATCCGGGCCAGGTCCAGCGTGGACGGCTATTTATACCTATTCTATTTCTCGAGCGATCATTCGGTGATGCTGCTGTATCCCAACCGGACCATGGCAGAAAAGGCCCTAACTGCGGGCGACTGGATGGAACTGCCCTCCCAACAGCAGCGGGCCAGAGGGTTGCATTTCCGCGTGGCAGCTGATCCTAATGTTGCCACAGCCAACGAAACGGTCTACGCGCTATTTACGCGACAACCCATTGCGCAGCTACCGCGTCTAAGCAGTGTTCAGGAAGGGTATGTGTCATTCACGGCAGGCGTTGCAAGCTTCACCGAATTCCAGCGCTGGCTGGCGGAAATACCGCTTGGCCAACGGGTCGAAAAAGCAGTTCAGCTGCACATCATAAGCGACAAGGAGTAG
- a CDS encoding LPP20 family lipoprotein — protein sequence MKRAIKMMSLGSALLILAGCAGRMESGTTESRKSHDMPDWAMNRPSMEGIVYGVGQAKKQNPSLSKNVAAQRARDEVAAAVNIRVQSLVKDFMQESGVGERSEALEFTQSVGKGVADATLTGAMIKETFLARDGTYFVLVEYSLDQARRAAIDSAQKEEALWNEFKADQGFEALEEELAKLR from the coding sequence ATGAAACGAGCTATCAAAATGATGAGCCTGGGCAGTGCCTTGCTGATATTGGCGGGCTGCGCCGGAAGAATGGAATCGGGGACCACGGAGTCCCGCAAGAGCCACGACATGCCTGACTGGGCCATGAACAGGCCCAGTATGGAAGGTATCGTCTACGGCGTGGGGCAGGCCAAAAAGCAGAATCCCAGCCTGTCCAAGAATGTTGCTGCGCAACGTGCCCGCGATGAAGTGGCCGCGGCGGTGAACATAAGGGTACAGTCACTGGTCAAAGACTTTATGCAGGAGAGCGGCGTAGGCGAGCGGTCCGAGGCGCTGGAGTTCACCCAGTCGGTGGGCAAGGGCGTAGCCGACGCAACCCTGACCGGGGCCATGATCAAGGAGACCTTCTTAGCGCGGGATGGAACTTACTTCGTGCTGGTTGAGTATTCACTGGATCAAGCGCGGCGGGCGGCGATTGACAGCGCCCAGAAGGAAGAGGCGCTCTGGAATGAATTCAAGGCGGATCAGGGATTCGAAGCGCTGGAGGAGGAACTGGCCAAATTGCGCTAA
- the plsY gene encoding glycerol-3-phosphate 1-O-acyltransferase PlsY has product MSLLLVLVLMGYLAGSAPTSIIVGQLTRGIDIRQYGSGNAGGTNAFRVLGWKAGATVVLVDAFKGWFAAAVISQWRFGGVLGELPVTDPHLVPILCGTAAVAGHSFTLFAGFRGGKGVSTLGGILLHLSPGALLLGVAVWLAVVATTGYVSLGSVAAVTLFPVATFLQAGTLKSSLGAASIFMLLFIWFTHRSNLARLAAGTERRFEKALVFRRNKSTE; this is encoded by the coding sequence ATGAGCTTGCTGTTGGTGTTGGTCCTGATGGGCTATCTGGCGGGGAGCGCACCCACGAGCATCATTGTGGGGCAGCTAACCCGGGGCATCGACATTCGCCAATACGGAAGCGGTAACGCCGGCGGCACGAATGCTTTTCGAGTGCTGGGATGGAAAGCGGGCGCTACGGTAGTCCTGGTGGATGCCTTCAAGGGTTGGTTCGCCGCCGCCGTTATCTCCCAATGGCGCTTCGGCGGTGTTTTGGGTGAACTGCCGGTTACCGATCCTCACCTGGTACCCATCCTCTGTGGCACCGCCGCCGTAGCCGGGCACTCCTTCACTCTTTTTGCCGGCTTCCGGGGAGGCAAGGGCGTAAGCACCCTGGGGGGCATACTGCTGCACCTCTCCCCTGGTGCGCTGCTGCTCGGCGTGGCGGTGTGGCTGGCGGTGGTGGCAACCACCGGTTATGTGAGCCTGGGATCGGTTGCGGCGGTCACCCTTTTTCCGGTGGCAACCTTTTTGCAGGCCGGCACCCTCAAGTCCAGCCTCGGCGCCGCAAGTATCTTCATGCTGCTGTTTATCTGGTTCACCCACCGCAGCAACCTGGCCAGGCTGGCCGCAGGAACAGAGCGCAGGTTTGAGAAGGCGCTCGTTTTCCGGCGCAACAAAAGCACTGAATAA
- a CDS encoding DUF502 domain-containing protein codes for MKVGAKVRRILVAGIFTAIPVYITIGVLQFLFRITDSILAPVVERMVGRSIPGLGLVLMVVALFALGLFVTNFLGRRLYSFFEGILLRIPFVSNVYNTTKQLVQTFSPEHRKAFQKVIWLEYPRRGLWTLGFVTGTTRSSDGVPYYNVFVATTPNPTSGYVVFVPRSDAIDADLSIENGFKLLISGGALSSDKHHFVHGPAAGGSIETAGDAPAPAPKPETVGESPD; via the coding sequence ATGAAGGTGGGAGCAAAAGTCAGGCGCATTCTTGTGGCGGGCATCTTTACCGCCATCCCCGTCTACATCACCATCGGTGTGCTCCAGTTCCTGTTCCGCATTACCGACAGCATCCTGGCGCCCGTTGTTGAGCGCATGGTGGGCAGGTCCATTCCCGGCTTGGGTCTGGTACTCATGGTGGTGGCCCTCTTCGCGCTGGGGCTCTTCGTAACCAACTTCCTGGGGCGACGCCTGTACAGCTTCTTCGAGGGGATATTGCTCAGGATTCCCTTCGTTTCTAACGTGTACAACACGACCAAGCAGCTGGTCCAGACCTTTTCTCCCGAACACCGCAAGGCCTTTCAGAAGGTGATTTGGCTGGAGTACCCCCGCCGCGGCCTCTGGACGCTGGGCTTTGTCACCGGCACGACGCGTTCATCCGACGGAGTGCCCTATTACAATGTATTTGTCGCCACCACCCCGAATCCAACCTCAGGCTATGTGGTTTTCGTGCCCCGCTCCGACGCCATCGATGCCGACCTGAGCATAGAAAACGGGTTCAAGCTGCTGATTTCCGGTGGTGCCCTCTCCAGCGATAAGCACCACTTCGTTCATGGGCCTGCCGCCGGCGGATCCATCGAGACGGCAGGGGACGCTCCGGCCCCGGCCCCGAAGCCTGAGACTGTCGGTGAGTCACCCGACTGA
- a CDS encoding carboxypeptidase M32 codes for MNSQLEILVSELRVITQLRRVAALLSWDQETYMPSKGAQARADQTALILTLSHARFTGPDFRRSLAALVELDSGEVSSDGLLPKEIRLVAMAWRDWHRATVLPLDFVGALAQLTSEAQQVWEEARQKNDFARLAPYLEKIFDMKRHEADYLGFEDHPYDALLDGYEPGMTSAQLAGLIDTLRPTLVDLSARIGDASQPGRADALYLEYNESTQWEFGMSILRDMGFDFTRGRQDLSAHPFTTDFHPSDVRITTRLNANHIMVGVFSTIHEGGHALYEQALDEKYFGTPLCEAISLGIHESQSRLWEIYVGLGRPFWEHYYPRLQGLFPDQLGTVSLDEFYAAINSVFPSTIRMDADEVTYNLHIMLRFELEQAIMDDNIAVSDLPSLWNEGMQNYLGITPENDTEGVLQDIHWSVGSVGYFPSYLLGNLYGCQFYNAAKAQIDGLEERIAGGDLLVLREWLRENIHQLGRGKSAAELTQDITGQQLSAEPFVHYLEDKYRQLYGV; via the coding sequence GTGAATTCCCAATTGGAAATCCTCGTCAGCGAGCTGCGGGTGATCACCCAACTTCGGCGGGTGGCCGCGCTCCTGAGCTGGGACCAGGAGACCTACATGCCTTCCAAGGGAGCCCAGGCGCGGGCCGACCAGACCGCCCTGATCCTGACCCTGTCCCACGCCCGCTTCACGGGGCCCGATTTTCGCCGCAGCCTGGCCGCCCTGGTGGAGCTGGACTCCGGCGAGGTCTCCTCCGATGGGCTGTTGCCCAAAGAAATTCGCCTGGTGGCAATGGCCTGGCGCGACTGGCACCGGGCCACGGTGCTGCCCCTCGACTTCGTGGGGGCACTGGCGCAGCTTACCTCCGAAGCCCAACAGGTGTGGGAAGAGGCCCGGCAGAAAAATGATTTTGCCCGCCTGGCGCCCTACCTCGAAAAGATTTTCGACATGAAACGACATGAGGCGGACTATCTGGGATTTGAAGACCACCCGTATGATGCGCTGCTCGACGGGTATGAGCCGGGGATGACCAGCGCCCAACTGGCGGGCCTGATCGACACATTGCGGCCCACGCTCGTTGATCTTTCGGCCCGCATCGGGGATGCCAGCCAACCTGGCCGGGCGGACGCCTTGTACCTTGAGTATAACGAGTCTACCCAGTGGGAGTTTGGCATGTCGATCCTCCGCGACATGGGCTTTGACTTCACCCGCGGCCGGCAGGATCTGTCTGCCCATCCTTTCACCACTGACTTTCACCCTTCCGATGTGCGCATTACCACCCGCCTGAACGCCAACCACATCATGGTGGGCGTATTCAGCACCATCCATGAGGGCGGGCACGCCCTTTACGAGCAGGCCCTTGATGAAAAATACTTCGGCACGCCCCTGTGCGAGGCTATTTCCCTTGGCATTCACGAGAGCCAATCGAGGCTCTGGGAAATCTACGTGGGTCTGGGCCGACCGTTTTGGGAGCACTATTATCCCCGCTTGCAGGGGTTGTTCCCGGATCAGCTGGGCACCGTGTCGCTGGACGAGTTCTATGCCGCCATTAACTCCGTATTTCCCAGCACCATTCGCATGGATGCCGATGAGGTAACCTACAACCTGCATATCATGCTGCGCTTCGAGCTGGAGCAAGCCATCATGGATGACAACATTGCGGTCAGCGACTTGCCGTCACTGTGGAATGAAGGGATGCAGAACTACCTTGGCATTACCCCCGAGAATGACACCGAGGGCGTGCTTCAGGACATCCACTGGAGCGTGGGCAGCGTGGGCTATTTCCCCAGCTATCTGCTGGGAAATCTTTACGGTTGCCAGTTCTATAACGCGGCCAAGGCGCAAATTGATGGTCTGGAGGAGCGCATTGCAGGGGGCGATTTACTCGTTTTGCGGGAGTGGCTGCGGGAGAATATCCACCAGCTTGGCCGCGGCAAGTCGGCCGCAGAGCTCACTCAGGATATTACCGGACAGCAACTCTCGGCTGAGCCGTTTGTTCACTATCTTGAAGACAAGTATCGTCAACTCTACGGGGTGTGA
- a CDS encoding methylated-DNA--[protein]-cysteine S-methyltransferase, translated as MLAYDRFATAIGRITVVMSDKGVCYIGLPNESLTSVRRWAARHFSQASLTVSEAPFEEIRRELEQYAEGRRRTFSFRLDHHNTPFSLRVLEAVSAVPFGRTTTYRMIARQLGKPGAARAVGRAVATNPLPLVIPCHRVVGSGGTLTGYGGGLPLKQALLRMESAAA; from the coding sequence ATGCTCGCCTATGATCGCTTCGCTACGGCCATCGGTAGGATTACCGTGGTAATGAGCGACAAAGGGGTCTGCTACATAGGCCTGCCCAACGAGTCATTGACATCAGTGAGACGCTGGGCCGCCCGGCACTTTTCCCAGGCATCGCTGACTGTGTCCGAGGCGCCCTTCGAGGAAATACGCAGGGAATTGGAACAGTATGCCGAGGGCCGCAGGCGCACGTTTTCCTTTAGGCTTGATCACCACAACACGCCCTTTTCACTCCGCGTACTGGAGGCGGTGAGCGCGGTGCCGTTTGGTCGCACGACCACCTACCGGATGATCGCCCGGCAGTTGGGCAAACCGGGCGCTGCCAGGGCCGTCGGCCGTGCCGTGGCCACCAACCCGCTGCCCCTGGTTATTCCCTGCCACCGGGTGGTGGGTTCCGGGGGCACCCTTACCGGCTACGGCGGGGGCCTGCCCTTGAAACAGGCCCTCCTGCGGATGGAGTCAGCGGCGGCGTGA
- a CDS encoding DNA-3-methyladenine glycosylase 2 family protein has product MAAASMRLRLPSNGPLDLALSNQPVTEHLGDRGPIAEGGLYRASRIAGTAAIINARSIAADVVEFRVTSAEQKALPPKDIVAAFLTRKFSLQLDLPAFYRFVTRQPALAGLPEFQRGLRPILKDTLLEALCLAITDQQVNTTFADELKRRLLATFGHVYRVQDRDLWLFPSVEELARLEIHALRPLQYSNNKSRYIVELARQFAAEPQWERLSGGDEEIVVRLCQLRGVGPWTAEYGAMLGLGLVDTLPAADIGLMRVVQQVYGLAERPTEKQVREIGEHWSPWRGLVTFYLWHQEDSAAAAAAHNK; this is encoded by the coding sequence ATGGCCGCCGCTTCCATGCGCCTGCGCCTGCCCAGCAATGGCCCCCTCGACCTGGCGCTGAGCAACCAGCCCGTCACAGAGCACTTGGGGGACCGTGGGCCCATCGCAGAGGGTGGACTCTACCGCGCCAGCCGTATCGCCGGGACAGCCGCCATCATCAATGCCAGATCGATAGCAGCAGATGTTGTCGAGTTCCGGGTCACTTCCGCTGAGCAGAAAGCCCTGCCGCCGAAAGACATCGTGGCCGCGTTCCTGACACGCAAGTTCTCACTGCAGCTGGACCTGCCCGCATTTTACCGCTTTGTGACCAGGCAGCCGGCGCTGGCAGGTTTGCCGGAATTTCAACGTGGCTTGCGGCCCATCCTCAAGGACACCTTGCTGGAGGCCCTCTGCCTGGCCATCACCGACCAGCAGGTGAACACCACCTTTGCCGATGAGCTGAAACGCAGGCTGCTAGCCACTTTCGGACATGTCTACCGGGTGCAGGACCGCGACCTGTGGCTCTTTCCATCCGTCGAAGAGCTGGCCCGACTCGAAATTCACGCCCTGCGCCCTCTGCAGTATTCCAACAACAAGAGCCGCTACATTGTCGAGTTGGCCCGGCAGTTCGCTGCGGAGCCCCAATGGGAACGGCTAAGCGGCGGTGATGAAGAGATTGTGGTGCGACTCTGCCAGTTGCGCGGCGTGGGACCGTGGACGGCGGAGTACGGGGCTATGCTAGGGCTTGGGTTAGTCGATACCTTACCCGCCGCTGATATCGGCCTGATGCGGGTGGTGCAACAGGTTTACGGCCTGGCTGAGCGGCCCACTGAAAAACAGGTACGTGAGATCGGGGAGCACTGGTCTCCGTGGCGTGGATTGGTTACATTCTATCTGTGGCACCAGGAAGATTCCGCTGCCGCCGCCGCTGCACATAACAAATAG